One genomic segment of Deinococcus radiopugnans ATCC 19172 includes these proteins:
- a CDS encoding ABC transporter permease — protein sequence MRTEFLKLRRSLVWPVVLGLPWLPGVLNLLIFQAPERRTAEWADVLRNGPSTWFLLLMPLVMSLLVAQVTTLEHSSGGWRLLFSAPQPRSRVVWRKIGVLLTLSLLMTALMLAGVAAGAWLLSGTLTGMPDWGTFLGRGLVGWAASLALLLITLVAALCFPSFLAPLGLGMAATVVTFVVINSEWGRWWPWALPTLTSVQPVQESVPLLAYGLGLSLLAALAALWEVARRDA from the coding sequence ATGAGGACGGAATTCCTGAAGCTGCGCCGCTCCCTGGTCTGGCCGGTCGTGCTGGGCCTGCCCTGGCTGCCCGGCGTCCTGAACCTGCTGATCTTCCAGGCCCCAGAACGCCGCACGGCAGAATGGGCCGACGTGCTGCGCAACGGCCCCTCCACCTGGTTCCTGCTGCTTATGCCGCTGGTAATGAGCCTGCTGGTCGCGCAGGTCACGACTCTGGAACATAGCAGTGGCGGCTGGCGGCTGCTGTTCAGTGCCCCGCAGCCCCGTTCGCGGGTGGTCTGGCGCAAGATCGGCGTGCTGCTGACACTTAGCCTGCTGATGACGGCCTTGATGCTCGCGGGCGTAGCGGCGGGGGCCTGGTTGCTGAGCGGGACCCTGACGGGCATGCCCGACTGGGGGACGTTCCTGGGACGGGGGCTGGTGGGCTGGGCCGCTTCGCTGGCCCTGCTGCTGATCACGCTGGTGGCGGCGCTGTGCTTTCCCAGCTTCCTTGCGCCACTCGGCCTGGGGATGGCGGCCACGGTCGTGACCTTCGTGGTGATCAACAGCGAATGGGGCCGCTGGTGGCCCTGGGCACTGCCGACCCTGACGAGTGTGCAGCCCGTGCAGGAGAGTGTTCCCCTCCTCGCCTACGGTCTGGGACTGTCACTGCTCGCCGCACTGGCTGCGCTCTGGGAGGTGGCGCGCCGGGATGCTTGA
- a CDS encoding sensor histidine kinase: MLERLRTWYADRPTARVTVLFSGLNLLAVLLFTLLIPPFRLAGRTPLPPLADPSAALLRTGLALGIFVLLVWLFRPGVRRARELLALAGLALPVLILYALSYPLLLLLSLVPPLLRPWLTWWRTLAFSVLLCVPVALLDAVLNRVLNGGSLDEALRASALLPWWLAFALLINLYTLSALEFAYREASLRRDLAALRETHLEFVSLSERARISRELHDTLGHHLMVGGMHLRLLRRQLEEEHPAGDPLVAVEASHAAAVHDLRRVVRVLRPLEGERGLREALEKLVIGQSSVTLTVDGEEPPLSEAIRLTLFRAAQEALTNACKHAPGQPLNLDVQFMPEAVILHAANPSRQALGDLAGLGLVGLRERVTELGGQFTAGLRQGQFRLELRLPT, translated from the coding sequence ATGCTTGAGCGCCTGCGGACTTGGTACGCGGACCGTCCCACGGCCCGCGTCACCGTCCTGTTCAGCGGCCTGAACCTGCTGGCGGTGCTGCTGTTCACCCTGCTGATTCCGCCGTTCCGCCTGGCCGGCCGCACGCCCCTGCCGCCACTGGCCGATCCCAGCGCGGCCTTGCTGCGGACCGGGCTGGCGCTGGGCATCTTCGTGCTGCTGGTCTGGCTGTTCCGGCCGGGCGTGCGGCGTGCACGGGAACTGCTAGCGCTGGCCGGGCTGGCCCTGCCGGTGCTGATTCTGTACGCCCTCAGCTACCCCTTGCTGCTGCTGCTCAGCCTGGTTCCCCCTCTGCTGCGACCCTGGCTGACCTGGTGGCGCACGCTGGCCTTCTCGGTGCTGCTGTGCGTCCCGGTCGCGCTGCTGGATGCCGTCCTGAACCGGGTGCTCAACGGCGGTTCGCTGGACGAGGCCCTGCGGGCCTCGGCACTCCTGCCCTGGTGGCTAGCATTCGCGCTGCTGATCAACCTGTACACCCTCAGCGCCCTGGAGTTCGCCTACCGGGAAGCGTCGCTGCGCCGGGACCTCGCGGCCCTCAGGGAGACACACCTGGAGTTCGTCAGCCTGTCTGAGCGGGCCAGGATTTCCCGTGAACTCCACGACACGCTGGGCCATCACCTGATGGTCGGGGGGATGCACCTGCGACTGCTGCGCCGTCAACTTGAGGAGGAACATCCGGCCGGGGACCCCCTCGTAGCGGTAGAAGCCAGCCACGCGGCGGCCGTCCACGACCTGCGGCGGGTGGTGCGCGTGCTGCGCCCCCTGGAGGGAGAGCGCGGTTTGCGGGAAGCCCTGGAGAAACTCGTCATCGGGCAGTCGAGCGTGACCCTGACCGTGGACGGCGAGGAACCGCCCCTGTCCGAGGCCATCCGCCTCACGCTGTTCCGCGCGGCACAGGAGGCCCTGACGAACGCCTGCAAGCACGCCCCCGGCCAGCCCCTCAACCTGGACGTGCAGTTCATGCCGGAGGCCGTGATCCTGCACGCGGCCAATCCCAGTCGCCAGGCGCTGGGGGACCTGGCCGGGCTGGGGCTCGTCGGGTTGCGGGAACGGGTGACGGAGCTGGGTGGGCAGTTCACAGCAGGCCTGCGGCAGGGGCAATTCCGGCTTGAACTGAGGCTGCCCACGTGA
- a CDS encoding response regulator, whose protein sequence is MIRVLLVDDQPLVRAGLRALLGAEPDLEIVGEAKNGPEALTWLEKQEADVVLLDIRMPGLSGVDVARRLSGRPSPRVILLTTFDDERDIAAGLAAGAQGFLLKDASGEEIAAAIRRVMKGERYIQPVVAQALEEILAYQGPLAAPPHEPLTPRELEVLALIARGMSNKRIASSLDISDNTVKVHVARILAKLGAADRLSALRIAFTHGLISGHL, encoded by the coding sequence GTGATCCGGGTGCTGCTGGTGGATGATCAGCCTCTGGTGCGCGCGGGGTTGCGGGCGCTGCTGGGAGCCGAGCCGGACCTGGAGATCGTGGGGGAGGCGAAAAATGGCCCGGAAGCCCTGACCTGGCTGGAGAAACAGGAAGCGGACGTGGTGCTGCTCGACATTCGCATGCCCGGGTTGTCGGGCGTGGACGTGGCCCGCCGCCTGAGTGGACGCCCGAGTCCGCGGGTCATCCTGCTGACCACCTTCGACGACGAGCGGGACATCGCGGCGGGACTGGCGGCCGGGGCGCAGGGCTTCCTGCTGAAAGACGCCTCGGGTGAGGAGATTGCAGCAGCTATCCGCCGGGTCATGAAAGGCGAGCGATACATCCAGCCCGTGGTGGCGCAGGCGTTGGAAGAAATTCTGGCGTATCAGGGGCCTCTCGCCGCTCCTCCGCACGAGCCCCTGACGCCCCGCGAACTGGAGGTGCTGGCGCTGATCGCCCGTGGCATGAGCAACAAGCGGATCGCCAGCTCACTCGACATCTCAGACAACACCGTGAAAGTGCATGTGGCCCGCATTCTCGCCAAACTCGGCGCGGCAGATCGCCTTAGCGCCCTGCGTATTGCCTTCACCCACGGTCTGATTTCCGGCCACCTGTGA
- a CDS encoding erythromycin esterase family protein, whose amino-acid sequence MKRILSPTIALALLGSALAVTPQEKITWLQQHAIPVRTLDIQDDEFSDLTPLRSALSGVRVILLGEQSHGDGTTFQAKARLIRYLHEELGFNVLAFESSYVDLNRDQELIKTGSRLSDVLRNSLQAVWSESQQMTPLLNYLDEQAKTKQPLRVAGIDLLPTNPRRLPEHGAELTRRVEVTLASMPNVLQDAKAFLATIGNLGRSPLEAMRKPMDQQRQIIAGADELTAMLKAGKRSDRMLAQEIRNWRTYLEFMWSLPTDFSEENFPPAVTMNMRDRMMGENAVFLANEQFAGQKLIIWAASSHSAKRLDNLQGEIDRGQLPMGAFVHRALGSRAYTLGFTAIQGQFGAAQTGAARTTIERPVPGSFEQLFSQTNLSDAFLNLRDQRTPWLSEVTKARPFGYVWSEGDWTNTLDGLFFIREMKPSTLRPR is encoded by the coding sequence ATGAAAAGAATCCTTAGCCCCACCATCGCCTTGGCCCTGCTCGGTTCCGCGCTGGCGGTGACCCCCCAGGAGAAAATCACCTGGCTTCAGCAACATGCTATTCCTGTTCGCACCCTGGATATTCAGGATGACGAATTCAGCGACCTCACGCCGCTCCGCAGCGCTCTGAGCGGTGTAAGAGTCATTTTGCTTGGAGAGCAGAGTCACGGGGACGGCACGACTTTTCAGGCAAAGGCCAGGCTCATCCGCTACCTGCACGAAGAGCTGGGATTCAACGTTCTGGCCTTCGAGAGCAGTTATGTGGACCTCAACCGGGATCAGGAACTGATCAAGACAGGCAGCAGACTGTCGGACGTACTGCGAAACTCCCTTCAGGCGGTATGGAGTGAAAGCCAACAGATGACGCCTCTGCTGAACTATCTGGATGAGCAGGCGAAGACCAAGCAGCCACTGCGGGTCGCCGGGATCGACCTGCTGCCAACCAATCCACGCCGCCTGCCAGAACACGGCGCGGAACTCACAAGGCGCGTCGAGGTGACCCTGGCTTCTATGCCGAACGTGCTTCAGGACGCCAAGGCTTTTTTAGCCACCATCGGCAATTTAGGACGTTCCCCTCTGGAAGCCATGCGAAAGCCCATGGATCAGCAGCGGCAGATCATAGCCGGGGCTGACGAATTGACCGCCATGCTGAAGGCGGGCAAGCGAAGTGACCGGATGCTCGCACAGGAAATACGCAACTGGCGCACCTACTTGGAATTCATGTGGAGTCTGCCCACCGATTTCAGCGAGGAGAATTTCCCCCCTGCCGTCACCATGAATATGCGTGACCGGATGATGGGTGAAAATGCCGTGTTCCTCGCCAACGAGCAGTTCGCCGGGCAGAAATTGATTATCTGGGCGGCCAGTTCCCATTCTGCCAAACGCCTGGATAACCTTCAGGGCGAGATCGACCGGGGACAGCTGCCTATGGGAGCTTTCGTCCATCGTGCGCTGGGCTCACGTGCCTATACCCTGGGCTTTACCGCTATTCAGGGGCAATTTGGTGCAGCACAGACAGGCGCCGCACGAACGACCATCGAAAGGCCCGTGCCGGGTTCTTTCGAGCAACTGTTCTCCCAGACCAACCTGAGCGATGCCTTTCTCAACCTGCGAGATCAGCGAACGCCCTGGCTAAGTGAAGTCACGAAGGCGAGACCGTTCGGCTATGTCTGGAGTGAAGGCGACTGGACAAACACGCTGGACGGACTGTTCTTCATTCGGGAGATGAAACCCAGTACGCTACGACCCAGATAG